The following nucleotide sequence is from Candidatus Neomarinimicrobiota bacterium.
ACAAATTCAATGGGAATTACATCACATTTTTTGGCCAGCGTAACATTGGGATCAGGGACAGCCAGCACGTGGTTGGGAATAATATCCTTGGTTTGATCAAACCACCAGGCGCTGGTCTGGTTCAGTACCTGCCCCTTAAAGGGGATGGCGGCGAGGACACGGTCAAATGCGCTCTGACGGTCAGTAGTGATAAGTGCAATACTGTCCCCAAGATCATATTGATCCCTCACTTTACCGGTTTGCTTCGATCCAACTGACAGCTCGGTTGCGGTGAGGGTATTGTTCAGTTCGGTGCGGATGCAATCCGCATAGCCTTTACTGTATTTTGTAACAGTCATGTGATAGTGAATTGAAGAATATATGTGTGTCCAAAATGTCCCCCACAACGGTATCAAAGTTACCGCTCTTAACTGTCACATTCCAGATGATACCGCGCTTGAGATAAGTAATACCATCAATTTCAAAACGCTCTCTCAGCGATTCGAATTTCGATCTCCCGTTGATGTCCTCCTTCTGGCGTACGAGTAGATGGGCACAGTTCTCTTTTCGTGAAATTTCACTGATGAACTCTTTGTTTGAGTTATAGAGTTCACCGGAAGCATCTATCTGCTGAAGCACCGATTCCTTGTTTCCATTGGTGTCAATTTCCCAATGGGTCTGCCGTGTGATCTCAACATCAAAGCCCAACTGACTCAGAACATTCTGTACTGATGCCGCCTCATTATCGGTGATGATCATGTCGATAACCCATTCCGTCGATTCACCACCAGCTTCGTATTGCTTCAACGAATAGTGGGGTCGCTCAAAGGAAAGCTTATGATCTGTGGTAGGGCGTCCTTTTTCGATGAACTCCTTCATGGATGAAAAAATGACATCACCGTTTTCGGTCCGTTCCGGGTGGGGCATCAAGGCCATAACATTGCCGGACGTGTTACACACAGCAGCCAAGTTGTACATGGATCCGTTGGGGTTAGTAGGGAATTCCTCTACGATCTTGCCGTCGTCATTGCAGTAGCGGAAAACGGCTTGGTTGTTTTCTACCATTCTGTACAGCAGTTCATCAGGGATAACGAAGCGGCCTTCCCCGTGTGCCAGGGGGATATTGATCCAGTCGCCTGTTTCCATCTGACGCGTAAAAGCGCACCGCTCAGGCGGGGCAGACATTTTTAGCTTGGCCCAGGTGTTGTAGTAGCCGACACCTACCACGTGACCACCTTTGACCCGTTTATTATCTGTCAATGCCATACCCAAGCGATAGTCCGGCAGGCCGGGAACCAGTCCTGTTTCCACCAGAATCTGAGCGCCGTTGCAGATGCCTAAAACGGGCTTACCCGATTCGACTTCAGTGCGAAGCTGCTTCATAATAGGATCCAGAGAAGCGATCACCCCTGCCCGGGAGCGGTCTTCGTAAGCAAAGCCGCCCACGA
It contains:
- the purQ gene encoding phosphoribosylformylglycinamidine synthase I — translated: MNIAIIQFPGSNTERETFMACRRVGLNPVEFLWNEPSEKLADFDGYVIVGGFAYEDRSRAGVIASLDPIMKQLRTEVESGKPVLGICNGAQILVETGLVPGLPDYRLGMALTDNKRVKGGHVVGVGYYNTWAKLKMSAPPERCAFTRQMETGDWINIPLAHGEGRFVIPDELLYRMVENNQAVFRYCNDDGKIVEEFPTNPNGSMYNLAAVCNTSGNVMALMPHPERTENGDVIFSSMKEFIEKGRPTTDHKLSFERPHYSLKQYEAGGESTEWVIDMIITDNEAASVQNVLSQLGFDVEITRQTHWEIDTNGNKESVLQQIDASGELYNSNKEFISEISRKENCAHLLVRQKEDINGRSKFESLRERFEIDGITYLKRGIIWNVTVKSGNFDTVVGDILDTHIFFNSLSHDCYKIQ